In Cuculus canorus isolate bCucCan1 chromosome 27, bCucCan1.pri, whole genome shotgun sequence, the following proteins share a genomic window:
- the C27H19orf25 gene encoding UPF0449 protein C19orf25 homolog isoform X1, producing MSSAPSHRPFIYDFSIWYCPEDDHIASRISERLKKEGFQGYTEHQDQVAGTSVILTAIEVIKASRVAILLFSTKSLCDPWCQRVSQWILCHNIHCHGTKLIPVYVGVEKAEVPPFLHHLLGLEYQAEMFLDRLVDSLKTSHSAVRRARTAPSSSKKS from the coding sequence ATGTCATCTGCACCCTCACACCGCCCCTTCATCTATGACTTCTCCATCTGGTACTGCCCCGAGGATGACCACATTGCCTCCCGCATCTCGGAACGCTTGAAGAAAGAGGGGTTTCAGGGCTACACGGAGCACCAGGACCAAGTGGCCGGGACATCCGTCATCTTGACGGCCATCGAGGTCATCAAGGCCAGCCGGGTGGCCATCCTGCTCTTCTCTACCAAGTCCCTGTGTGACCCATGGTGCCAGCGCGTTTCCCAGTGGATCCTGTGTCATAATATCCATTGCCACGGGACCAAGTTGATCCCCGTGTACGTGGGCGTGGAGAAAGCCGAGGTACCTCCCTTCCTGCACCACCTCTTGGGGCTGGAATACCAGGCAGAGATGTTCCTGGACAGGCTTGTGGACAGCCTGAAGACATCCCACTCAGCAGTGAGGAGAGCCAGGACTGCTCCATCCTCCAGCAAGAAGAGCTGA